The following coding sequences lie in one Myxococcus xanthus genomic window:
- a CDS encoding M57 family metalloprotease: MMWACGPEAQAPAAQEVSQQDVPRDVVSWEEYQRNAARVVDGKELYIVEWDLALTRDELRDRYDRYVAAASTGQDGSESPGRTESPLRVNRVGSSDDIWTWANRYNLRYCVSNAFGTNKTRIVNEMANAAASWEYVADVDFIYDSTQDASCTNANPAVTFAVQPWTAGGACAFFPSGGGCIPRTVVIDIPSLDPAPPTSPNVTTGTVLIHELGHVLGFRHEHSASSLNPCYEDSNWRELTTYDVASTMHYPWCNGVSTATLNLTYMDAAGAAALYGWHTNANNGDRRYPAAHTNDYTAALQMGQSFLIPFAVTTNFAEGCFLVGNGPTAAHIRYGDGMAGAVLASATSVVNTGVQCGVNSSYTWHRANFPGVAMFANSVFTVVFGNGTQTLRMAINIGNPYTSGNMWDSFGGGRSLSPWDGRVRMGRLGPP, translated from the coding sequence ATGATGTGGGCATGCGGGCCCGAGGCACAGGCACCCGCGGCGCAGGAGGTGTCGCAACAGGATGTGCCGCGGGACGTGGTGAGCTGGGAGGAGTATCAACGGAACGCGGCGCGTGTGGTGGATGGAAAGGAGCTGTACATCGTCGAGTGGGACCTGGCGCTGACGCGCGACGAACTCCGTGACAGGTACGACCGATATGTGGCCGCCGCGTCCACCGGGCAGGACGGCTCGGAGTCGCCTGGCCGCACGGAGTCTCCCCTTCGCGTCAACCGCGTCGGGAGCTCGGACGACATCTGGACTTGGGCGAACCGGTACAACCTGCGCTACTGCGTCAGTAATGCCTTCGGTACGAACAAGACGCGAATCGTGAATGAGATGGCGAACGCGGCGGCGAGCTGGGAGTACGTCGCGGACGTCGACTTCATCTATGACAGCACCCAGGACGCGAGCTGCACCAATGCGAACCCCGCGGTGACGTTCGCGGTGCAGCCGTGGACGGCCGGTGGTGCGTGTGCCTTCTTTCCGTCGGGAGGTGGCTGTATCCCGCGCACGGTGGTCATCGACATTCCCAGCCTGGACCCGGCGCCCCCCACCTCGCCGAATGTCACGACGGGAACCGTGCTCATCCACGAACTGGGGCACGTGCTGGGCTTCCGCCACGAGCACTCGGCTTCGTCGCTGAACCCCTGTTATGAAGACTCGAACTGGAGGGAGCTCACCACCTACGACGTCGCTTCGACGATGCACTATCCCTGGTGCAACGGCGTTTCGACGGCCACGCTCAACCTCACGTACATGGATGCCGCGGGGGCCGCCGCCCTTTATGGCTGGCATACCAATGCAAACAATGGGGACCGCCGCTACCCGGCGGCGCACACCAATGACTATACTGCGGCGCTTCAGATGGGACAGTCGTTCCTCATTCCCTTCGCGGTGACCACGAACTTCGCGGAGGGGTGCTTCCTGGTGGGCAACGGCCCGACCGCCGCTCACATCCGCTACGGTGATGGCATGGCAGGCGCTGTGCTCGCGTCCGCGACGAGCGTCGTCAACACGGGGGTCCAGTGTGGCGTCAACTCCTCGTACACCTGGCACCGCGCCAACTTCCCGGGCGTAGCGATGTTCGCGAACAGCGTGTTCACGGTGGTCTTCGGCAATGGCACGCAGACGCTCCGCATGGCCATCAACATTGGAAATCCATACACCAGTGGAAACATGTGGGACTCATTTGGCGGCGGGCGCAGCCTGTCTCCTTGGGATGGGCGGGTCCGGATGGGGCGCCTGGGCCCTCCGTGA